In the Streptobacillus moniliformis DSM 12112 genome, one interval contains:
- the pfkA gene encoding 6-phosphofructokinase, with translation MKKIAILTSGGDSQGMNTAIRVVAKTAMHKGIEVYGIRRGYKGILNRDIFKMSLLDVAGLAGKGGTMLLSARLPEFKDPEVRTRAANILKEFGIEGLVVIGGDGSFHGAHYLYEEHGIKTIGIPGTIDNDIAGTDYTIGYDTALNIILESFNQIRDTAKSHDRTFFIEVMGRNCGDLALNAGIAAGANGILIPEVETSIEDIINIIQKRREAGKFYDVIIMSEGYKNKENILKELKERMPELDVKHTALSHIQRGGNPTAADRLLATRLGVRAVELLLEGKSGLMVGIESSTVVTHKLSYAWENYHKKSQEDYDIAMMLSV, from the coding sequence ATGAAAAAGATAGCAATCTTAACTAGTGGTGGAGATTCACAAGGAATGAATACCGCTATAAGAGTAGTTGCTAAAACTGCTATGCATAAGGGTATAGAAGTTTATGGAATTAGAAGAGGGTATAAAGGAATTTTGAATAGAGATATATTTAAAATGTCATTACTTGATGTAGCTGGTCTTGCAGGAAAAGGTGGTACTATGTTATTATCAGCAAGATTACCAGAATTTAAGGACCCAGAAGTAAGAACTAGAGCAGCTAATATTTTAAAAGAATTTGGTATTGAAGGATTAGTAGTAATAGGTGGAGATGGTTCTTTCCACGGTGCTCATTATTTATATGAAGAGCATGGAATAAAAACTATAGGAATACCTGGAACTATAGATAATGATATTGCAGGAACAGATTATACTATAGGTTATGATACAGCATTAAATATAATACTTGAATCATTTAACCAAATTAGAGATACTGCTAAATCTCATGATAGAACTTTCTTTATAGAAGTTATGGGAAGAAATTGTGGAGATCTAGCTTTAAATGCTGGAATTGCAGCAGGAGCAAATGGTATATTAATTCCAGAGGTTGAAACTTCTATTGAGGATATAATAAATATTATACAAAAAAGAAGAGAAGCTGGAAAATTCTATGATGTAATAATAATGTCAGAAGGATATAAAAACAAAGAGAATATACTTAAGGAATTAAAAGAAAGAATGCCTGAGTTAGATGTTAAACATACTGCATTATCACATATTCAAAGAGGTGGAAATCCTACAGCAGCAGATAGATTACTTGCTACAAGATTAGGAGTTAGAGCAGTAGAATTATTATTAGAAGGAAAATCAGGTTTAATGGTTGGAATTGAAAGCTCAACTGTAGTAACTCACAAATTATCATATGCATGGGAAAATTATCATAAAAAATCTCAAGAAGATTATGATATTGCAATGATGTTATCAGTTTAA
- the pykF gene encoding pyruvate kinase PykF: MKIKMTKVVCTIGPKSEKKEVLKQLILSGMNVMRLNFSHGDFEEHGNRIKTIREISKETGKHVAILLDTKGPEIRTGSHAEGDVKYELVEGQDFIVTTDYEFKGTPEKISVSYPNMTKDLKPGDTILIDDGLIGLEVKKIEGNEIFCKVKNSGALGQKKGVNLPGVSVSLPALAEKDKGDLKFGCEVGVDFIAASFIRKASDVAEVRRVLDENGGEHIKIISKIENQEGIDNFDEILELSDGIMVARGDLGVEIPVEEVPFAQKMMIKKCNAAGKPVITATQMLDSMQKNPRPTRAEAGDVANAILDGTDAVMLSGESANGKYPVEAVKTMATISAKTDEYGVPKIYYSHDVTITEAVSKGAVEAAENLGAKLIVCWTKTGRAAKMIRKYNPTMPIIALTDCEVTARQLALVRGVRAVVAKDLDNAEHFFAKALEVAASNASTTEDEAYTGFKKGDLVVLVTGISETGTTNTFKVARIG, translated from the coding sequence ATGAAAATTAAAATGACTAAGGTTGTATGTACTATAGGGCCAAAAAGTGAAAAGAAAGAAGTTTTAAAACAATTAATTTTAAGTGGAATGAATGTTATGAGATTAAACTTCTCACACGGAGATTTTGAAGAACATGGAAATAGAATTAAAACTATAAGAGAAATATCAAAAGAAACAGGAAAGCATGTTGCAATTTTATTAGACACTAAAGGACCAGAAATTAGAACAGGTTCTCATGCTGAAGGTGACGTTAAATATGAATTAGTTGAAGGACAAGATTTCATAGTTACTACAGATTATGAATTTAAAGGAACACCTGAAAAAATTTCAGTTTCTTACCCTAACATGACTAAAGACTTAAAACCAGGAGATACTATATTAATAGATGATGGATTAATAGGTTTAGAAGTTAAGAAAATAGAAGGAAATGAAATTTTCTGTAAAGTTAAAAACTCTGGAGCATTAGGGCAAAAGAAAGGTGTTAACTTACCAGGAGTATCAGTTTCATTACCAGCTTTAGCTGAAAAAGATAAAGGAGATTTAAAATTCGGTTGTGAAGTTGGAGTTGACTTTATAGCTGCTTCATTTATAAGAAAGGCATCAGACGTTGCTGAAGTTAGAAGAGTTTTAGATGAAAATGGTGGAGAACATATTAAAATAATTTCTAAGATAGAAAATCAAGAAGGTATAGATAACTTTGATGAAATATTAGAATTATCTGATGGAATCATGGTTGCAAGAGGAGATTTAGGAGTAGAAATTCCAGTAGAAGAAGTTCCATTTGCACAAAAAATGATGATCAAAAAATGTAATGCAGCTGGTAAACCAGTAATTACAGCAACACAAATGTTAGATTCTATGCAAAAAAATCCAAGACCTACAAGAGCAGAAGCAGGAGATGTTGCTAATGCGATTTTAGATGGAACAGATGCAGTTATGTTATCTGGGGAATCTGCAAACGGTAAATATCCAGTAGAAGCTGTTAAAACTATGGCTACAATTTCTGCTAAAACAGATGAATATGGAGTACCAAAAATTTACTACAGTCATGATGTAACAATTACTGAAGCTGTATCAAAAGGTGCAGTAGAAGCTGCTGAAAATTTAGGAGCTAAATTAATAGTTTGTTGGACAAAGACTGGAAGAGCTGCTAAAATGATTAGAAAATACAACCCAACTATGCCAATTATTGCTTTAACTGATTGTGAAGTTACTGCAAGACAATTAGCATTAGTAAGAGGAGTTAGAGCAGTTGTTGCTAAAGATTTAGATAATGCTGAGCATTTCTTCGCAAAAGCATTAGAAGTAGCTGCATCAAATGCATCAACTACTGAAGATGAAGCATACACAGGATTTAAAAAAGGTGATTTAGTTGTATTAGTAACAGGAATTTCTGAAACAGGAACAACTAATACATTTAAAGTTGCAAGAATAGGATAA